The Candidatus Bathyarchaeota archaeon genomic interval TGCCCTCAAAACCCAACTGTTGAGCGGTGACTATGGTAACCTCAAAGACAAAATCCAAGCCATAGCCGACAAGTTTGAACTCTTCGAGGATGCCTTTGATAAACGATCAGAAATCATCATAGGAGTGACTGCATAATGCCACAAGTAATAGAATGGACCAATGTAGGTTCTGAAGATATTGTCTGGCGCTACCCCAACGAAGACATCACATGGGGCGCACAGTTAATCGTCCACGAATACGAGATGGCGGTGTTCTTCCGCGACGGCAAAGCCTACGACGTATTCGGCGCGGGCAGACACACGCTGACCACCCTGAATTTGCCCCTGCTCACCAGCTTACTTACAAGACTTGTAGGCTTTGGAGGCAACAAACCGTTTAAAGCCACTGTGCTCTTCATCAGCACCAAAGTGTTCGCGGGCAAATGGGGAACAAAGGCACAGACCACCGAACTCGCCCCTCTTCAGACCTATGGGCAATTCTGGTTCAAAGTCGGCGACGCCTCACTCTTCGTTAACGAAGTGGTCGGCGGACAAAACGCTTACACCACACAGGGCGTTAACGATTTCTTACGCGGGTTCCTAAACGAGAAAATCATCGATGAACTCAGCCACTACGACCTCGTTACCGTCTTCACCCGACTCGACGAAACCAGCGTCATCGTCAAAAACAGCCTCATCGACTACTTCAAACGCGTAGGCATCGAACTAACCGATCTGCGATTCGAAGGTATCGACACCACACCCGAGTACCGTGAACGTCTCTTCTGGCTCAAAACTGGCCAGACCGCACCCGGCGACGTGTTACGTATGGAAACCATGAAGAGCGCGGCAGAGTCTCTTGGCAAAGGAGGCGGCTCAGGCGCACTCGGAGCCGGCATGGTGCTTATCCCACAAATCATGAGCCAAACAGGCGCACCACAGGCAGCACCCGCAGCGGCACTGGTCATATGCCCCAAATGCGCAGAGAAAGTCCCCGCAACCAGCAAGTTCTGCCCCAACTGCGGAACCAACCTTACCCCGCCCTCGCAAGGAGCCATGAACTGCCCCAAATGCGGCAAATCCATCCCAGCCAACAGCAAATTCTGTCCTGAATGCGGAACCAAAATCGAATAGGACCACCAATGATGACTGAAAGCAATCGCCAACTCTTAAGCATCGGCGTCCTCATCCTCACAATCGCAGTAGCCGTTGTGCTCTACGTGGCTAGCTTAATCGGCTGGACCCTGATTGTTCCAGTCGTGTTGCTGCTGTTTGGGTTGTGGATGATTGGGCTTGGTGCCATCCGAGCAGGCAAACCCATCAAGTACGAACGTAGCCCCTTCAGCACCGTAGCCATAGGCTGCTGTATAGCCGCTGTGGGAGGCGCATGGTTCCTTTTCAGCTACAACTGGCTCTACTCGCTGATAGTAGTGCTGGTGTTCGTTGCTGTATTGGCAATTGTTGCCGCCCAAAGACGCAAATAGTCTCTTTGAGCCTTTTTTGGCTCTAAACATTTTTCTATACCCCTGCACAGTCACTTTCTACAGAAGGCACGCTAATGAGTGAAGAAACCATAATTGGCCACGGCACATGGTATGACATGATGGCTAAGAAAGTCATCGAACGCGAACAGTCCCTAAACCGCGATATGAGTCGGGTTCGCACAGAAATGGGGTTAGGCGCTTCAGGTTTTCCCCACATCGGCAGCTTAGGCGACGCCAGCCGCAGCTACGCCGTCACGTTAGCCCTCAAAGATATGGATTGTAATTCTGAGTTGATTGCCTTCTGCGACGATAAAGATGGCTTACGCAAAGTTCCCGCGGGGTTGCCGCCAGAGATGGCGCAGAACTTGGAGAAGTATCTTGGTTACTCGGTTTCCACGATTCCTGACCCGTTTGGTTGCCATGAAAGCTACGGTAAACACATGAGTAGCCTACTTCTGGAAGCTCTTGACAAGTGTGGTATCCAATACAAGTATTACTCAGCCAAAGAAGTCTACGATAAGGGCTTACTGCTAAACGAAATTCGTACCCTTCTAACTAACGCTAAACAAGTCGGCGAAATCGTCAAAGAAGAAGTAGGACAAGAAACCTACACTGAAGTGCTGCCGTTTTTTGCAGTCTGCGAAAATTGCGGTCACCTCTACACCACCCGCGCCTACAAGTTTGACCCCAAAACCGACAAAGTAACCTACAAATGCGAAGGCCTAGAAATTCGCGGCAGAAAAATTCCGGGTTGCGGTCATGAAGGTGAAGTTGACATCAAAAGCGGCGAGGGCAAACTCACTTGGAAAAGCGAATTTGCCGCAAGATGGAAAGCGCTTGACATCCGCTTTGAAGCCTACGGCAAAGACATCGCTGACTCAGTCCGCATAAACGACCGCATCTGTCGGGAAGTCCTCAAATTTGAGCCTCCCAGCCACGCCAAATATGAGATGTTTCTTGATAAGGGCGGAAAAAAAATCAGCAAATCTGCTGGTAACGTGTTTACGCCGCAGGTGTGGTTCCGTTATGGGTCGCCGCAGTCTTTGTTGCTGTTGATGCTTAAGCGGTTCGTTGGCACCCGCAGCCTCGACGTCTCAGATATTCCATCATACATGAATGAGCTTGATTCTCTTGAGGAAGTTTACTTTGGTAAGAAGCAGGTTAGCGAAAAAGAAGCTCTCCGCCTAAAGGGGCTTTTCCTCTACTGCAATGTCATGAAGCCCCCCGCCAAACCCAGCATCCATGTCCCCTACAACCTCTTGGCGTTTCTGGTCAAGATGGCGCCCAAAGAATGCCTAAACGACTACGTCGCAGAGAAGCTCCAAAGCTACGGTTACCTCCAAAAGAACCAGCCCCTTGATGCGGGGTTGCTGCAACGCATCACCTTTGCGGTGAATTGGACAGCGGACTTTGAAGACATCAAAGAAACCGAAGTGGAACTTACAGCGGAAGAGAAAAAGGCCCTCACCGAGTTGGTTGCAAAGCTGCAGGCTGAAGATGACCCCGACAAAATCCAAAACGCCATCTTTAACTCCGCCAAAGACAACGGCATAAAACCCGCCGCGTTCTTTAA includes:
- a CDS encoding SPFH domain-containing protein: MPQVIEWTNVGSEDIVWRYPNEDITWGAQLIVHEYEMAVFFRDGKAYDVFGAGRHTLTTLNLPLLTSLLTRLVGFGGNKPFKATVLFISTKVFAGKWGTKAQTTELAPLQTYGQFWFKVGDASLFVNEVVGGQNAYTTQGVNDFLRGFLNEKIIDELSHYDLVTVFTRLDETSVIVKNSLIDYFKRVGIELTDLRFEGIDTTPEYRERLFWLKTGQTAPGDVLRMETMKSAAESLGKGGGSGALGAGMVLIPQIMSQTGAPQAAPAAALVICPKCAEKVPATSKFCPNCGTNLTPPSQGAMNCPKCGKSIPANSKFCPECGTKIE
- the lysS gene encoding lysine--tRNA ligase — protein: MSEETIIGHGTWYDMMAKKVIEREQSLNRDMSRVRTEMGLGASGFPHIGSLGDASRSYAVTLALKDMDCNSELIAFCDDKDGLRKVPAGLPPEMAQNLEKYLGYSVSTIPDPFGCHESYGKHMSSLLLEALDKCGIQYKYYSAKEVYDKGLLLNEIRTLLTNAKQVGEIVKEEVGQETYTEVLPFFAVCENCGHLYTTRAYKFDPKTDKVTYKCEGLEIRGRKIPGCGHEGEVDIKSGEGKLTWKSEFAARWKALDIRFEAYGKDIADSVRINDRICREVLKFEPPSHAKYEMFLDKGGKKISKSAGNVFTPQVWFRYGSPQSLLLLMLKRFVGTRSLDVSDIPSYMNELDSLEEVYFGKKQVSEKEALRLKGLFLYCNVMKPPAKPSIHVPYNLLAFLVKMAPKECLNDYVAEKLQSYGYLQKNQPLDAGLLQRITFAVNWTADFEDIKETEVELTAEEKKALTELVAKLQAEDDPDKIQNAIFNSAKDNGIKPAAFFKLLYSILMGAPQGPRLGPYVLAMGKQNVVAALERVLSKSA